The proteins below are encoded in one region of Coffea arabica cultivar ET-39 chromosome 4c, Coffea Arabica ET-39 HiFi, whole genome shotgun sequence:
- the LOC113740131 gene encoding aluminum-activated malate transporter 9-like: protein MVGRTGSFRQSFAEKRERERLLSSHRSGDFSELPRFSRSWDDEAEERFGCGCCSSMKDKFLELWKKLMSVAIRAWDTGKADPRVVVFSAKMGLAMMLISLLIFLKQPAAMKDLTRYSVWAILTVVVVFEFSIGATLSKGFNRGLGTLSAGGLALAMGELSKLAGEWEEVTVIFGILITGFCITYAKFYPTMKPYEYGFRVFLITYCFVMVSGYRTKNFIDTAVTRFVLIALGASVSLAVNICIHPIWAGEDLHNLVAKNFTSVANSLEGCISGYLNCVEYERVPSKILTYQASDDPVYSGYRSAMESTSQEDALVSFAVWEPPHGRYKMFNYPWRNYVKVSGALRHCAFMVMALHGCVLSEIQAPAERRQVFRNELQRVSTASAKVLRELGQKVKNMEKLGSHDMLYEVHEAAEELQKKVDRKSYLLVNSESWEIGKPEGIKVPQESLDMTDDGNYLNGNNNFHETAIDIRALHLSKSWDDRNFNANVNFNPPAAVTSENETEKQKSRPIAVLPEANQIPENDESKTYESASALSLATFASLLIEFVARLQNLVDSFEELSEKAKFREPVNSSEAAAEEVGLWTRLCRCL, encoded by the exons ATGGTAGGAAGAACGGGCTCGTTTAGGCAGAGTTTTGCTGAGAAAAGAGAAAGGGAGAGGCTTTTATCATCACATAGGTCAGGAGATTTTTCGGAGCTGCCTCGATTCTCACGTTCTTGGGATGATGAGGCTGAGGAACGGTTTGGTTGTGGATGTTGTTCGTCAATGAAAGACAAGTTCCTGGAGTTATGGAAAAAATTGATGAGTGTGGCTATCAGGGCATGGGACACGGGAAAAGCCGACCCCAGAGTGGTTGTATTCTCTGCAAAGATGGGATTGGCTATGATGCTTATATCTttgttgattttcttgaagcagCCAGCTGCCATGAAAGATCTTACCAGATACTCTGTTTGGGCTATTTTAACCGTTGTTGTTGTCTTTGAGTTCAGTATAG GAGCCACTCTGAGCAAAGGATTTAATCGTGGATTAGGGACACTGTCAGCAGGAGGGCTGGCCCTTGCAATGGGAGAATTGTCCAAACTGGCCGGAGAATGGGAAGAAGTTACTGTAATCTTTGGGATATTAATCACAG gtttttgcatcacCTATGCAAAGTTCTATCCCACAATGAAGCCCTATGAATATGGATTTCGAGTATTCCTGATAACatattgttttgtaatggtGTCTGGGTATCGGACGAAAAATTTCATAGATACAGCAGTCACCCGGTTTGTGCTCATTGCTTTAGGTGCCAGTGTTTCTTTGGCAGTGAATATATGTATTCATCCCATCTGGGCTGGTGAGGATCTTCACAATTTGGTTGCCAAAAATTTCACTAGTGTTGCTAATTCCTTGGAAG GTTGCATCAGTGGATACCTTAACTGCGTTGAATATGAAAGGGTCCCTTCAAAAATTCTTACTTACCAAGCATCGGATGATCCAGTGTACAGTGGATACAGATCAGCCATGGAATCCACGAGCCAGGAGGATGCTCTG GTGAGTTTTGCCGTCTGGGAGCCACCTCATGGTCGTTACAAAATGTTCAACTATCCATGGCGAAACTATGTGAAAGTCAGTGGTGCTTTAAGGCATTGTGCATTCATGGTCATGGCATTACATGGATGTGTACTTTCAGAGATACAG GCTCCTGCCGAAAGAAGACAGGTGTTTCGCAATGAACTCCAGAGGGTTAGTACAGCCAGTGCAAAAGTGTTGCGGGAGCTTGGCCAGAAGGTGAAAAATATGGAGAAACTGGGTTCACATGATATGCTGTATGAGGTGCATGAGGCTGCGGAAGAGTTGCAGAAAAAGGTCGATCGAAAATCTTACCTCCTTGTCAATTCAGAAAGCTGGGAAATCGGAAAACCTGAGGGAATAAAGGTTCCACAGGAATCTCTGGATATGACTGATGATGGAAACTATTTAAATGGAAATAATAACTTCCATGAAACAGCTATTGACATAAGAGCACTTCATCTCTCGAAAAGTTGGGATGACAGGAATTTTAACGCAAATGTTAACTTCAACCCTCCTGCAGCAGTTACATCAGAGAATGAAACTGAGAAACAGAAGTCACGGCCTATAGCTGTGTTGCCTGAAGCAAATCAAatacctgaaaatgatgaatcaaAGACGTACGAAAGTGCCAGTGCCTTGTCTTTAGCAACATTTGCGTCTCTTCTCATTGAATTCGTAGCTAGGCTTCAAAATCTTGTTGACTCATTTGAAGAGTTAAGCGAGAAAGCAAAGTTCAGGGAGCCTGTCAACTCGTCAGAAGCAGCAGCTGAAGAAGTGGGCTTATGGACCAGATTATGCAGATGTTTGTAG